In a single window of the Renibacterium salmoninarum ATCC 33209 genome:
- the mmsB gene encoding multiple monosaccharide ABC transporter permease, whose amino-acid sequence MNNIKQIFGGNLRQFGMIFALIALMVFFQIFSGGKVFTPFNMQNLINGNTYVLILAIGMVLVIIAGHIDLSVGSVAAFVGIVVAITMRDWGLPWYVGVLLGLVVGALVGAWQGFWVAIVGIPAFIVTLAGMLLFRGLNQLVGNSQSIPVPEQIHFLGGGYLPEIGPDTGYNNLTLLLGVVCLAALIWSEVRSRQNSKNLGAVVPPLWVPIVKVILVAAVIIFATYLFASGRTGTSFPIAGVILAVLVLIYGFISSKTILGRHVYAVGGNKNAAELSGVKSRKVNFLVMMNMSILAAVAAIIFIGRSTASGPSDGTGWELDAIAAVFIGGAAVSGGVGTVLGSMIGGLVMAMLNNGLQLMSVGANWTSVIKGLVLLVAVAIDVYNKSQGRKSIIGLMMKNFSRSEKTGLQTNT is encoded by the coding sequence ATGAACAACATCAAACAGATATTCGGCGGCAATCTCCGCCAGTTCGGCATGATTTTTGCATTGATTGCGCTGATGGTCTTCTTCCAGATCTTCTCTGGCGGCAAGGTTTTCACTCCATTCAATATGCAGAACTTGATCAACGGCAACACTTACGTCTTGATTCTTGCAATCGGCATGGTCCTAGTCATCATTGCCGGACACATTGATCTTTCGGTCGGTTCCGTGGCAGCTTTCGTCGGCATTGTTGTCGCCATTACGATGCGGGACTGGGGACTTCCTTGGTATGTCGGAGTCCTTCTAGGTCTGGTGGTCGGAGCGCTAGTTGGCGCATGGCAGGGCTTCTGGGTGGCAATCGTCGGTATTCCAGCCTTCATCGTGACGCTCGCTGGCATGCTTCTCTTTCGTGGCTTGAATCAGCTCGTTGGTAATTCACAGAGCATCCCAGTTCCTGAGCAAATCCATTTTCTAGGCGGCGGATACCTACCTGAGATTGGCCCAGATACTGGCTACAACAACCTGACCTTACTTCTCGGCGTGGTTTGTTTGGCAGCCTTGATTTGGAGCGAAGTTCGTTCGCGCCAAAACTCGAAAAACCTTGGGGCTGTTGTGCCGCCGCTTTGGGTACCAATTGTCAAGGTGATTCTCGTGGCCGCGGTTATCATCTTCGCGACCTATCTCTTTGCCTCGGGGCGCACGGGCACATCCTTCCCGATTGCCGGTGTCATCCTGGCTGTATTGGTTTTGATTTACGGATTCATCTCGTCGAAAACAATTCTCGGCCGTCACGTTTACGCAGTCGGTGGCAATAAGAATGCCGCTGAGCTCTCTGGAGTAAAGAGCCGCAAAGTGAACTTTCTGGTCATGATGAACATGTCGATCCTGGCCGCGGTGGCAGCAATCATCTTTATTGGTCGTTCTACCGCCTCCGGCCCCTCCGACGGTACCGGTTGGGAGCTTGACGCAATCGCCGCAGTCTTCATTGGCGGTGCAGCAGTGAGTGGCGGCGTCGGCACGGTACTGGGGTCTATGATCGGCGGCCTGGTAATGGCAATGCTGAATAACGGCCTGCAGCTGATGAGTGTTGGGGCGAACTGGACGTCGGTCATCAAGGGGCTTGTCCTCTTGGTTGCAGTTGCCATTGACGTCTACAATAAGAGCCAAGGTCGCAAATCGATCATCGGACTCATGATGAAGAACTTCAGTCGGAGTGAAAAGACCGGGCTGCAGACAAACACCTAA
- the mmsA gene encoding multiple monosaccharide ABC transporter ATP-binding protein, which produces MFMSVSGTDAAPVILEMRSITKEFPGVKALSDVSLTVRAGEIHAICGENGAGKSTLMKVLSGVYPFGSYEGDIVYQSKVSEFRDIRASEAAGIVIIHQELALIPELSITENIFLGNEPTWFGIINWSEARSRAVDLLARVGLSDDPETPVKEIGVGKQQLVEIAKALNKSVKLLILDEPTAALNESDSQHLLDLIRGLKSKGIASIMISHKLNEIEAIADSITIIRDGKSVETLDVKADGVDEDRIIRGMVGRTLESRFPEHTPNIGEVFFEVKNWNIAHPQIADRMVCKNESFTVKRGEIVGFAGLMGAGRTELARSVFGRSYGKFLSGTIVKDGKEIKLHNVSQAIDAGLGYVTEDRKSLGLNLLDDIKATTVSAALKKITKGIVIDDDAEYEVAEEYRKQLRTKAPNVDEGVAKLSGGNQQKVVLSKWMFTDPDILILDEPTRGIDVGAKYEIYGIIQRLADQGKGVIVISSELPELLGLSDRIYTIFEGAITGVLNKGDADQESLMKLMTTAKKSA; this is translated from the coding sequence ATGTTCATGTCAGTCAGCGGTACCGATGCTGCTCCGGTGATTCTGGAGATGCGTTCGATCACAAAAGAGTTTCCGGGAGTGAAAGCGCTCTCGGATGTTTCGCTAACCGTACGGGCTGGCGAAATCCATGCGATTTGCGGCGAAAACGGCGCGGGCAAGTCCACTTTGATGAAGGTCCTCTCCGGCGTCTACCCCTTCGGTAGCTACGAGGGTGACATTGTCTACCAAAGCAAAGTCTCTGAATTCCGTGACATTCGCGCCTCCGAAGCGGCGGGCATCGTCATCATCCACCAAGAACTTGCCCTCATCCCAGAGCTGTCAATCACTGAGAACATCTTCCTGGGTAATGAACCAACCTGGTTCGGCATCATCAACTGGAGCGAAGCCCGCAGTCGTGCGGTGGATCTGCTTGCGCGGGTTGGTCTGAGCGATGATCCAGAAACTCCGGTGAAGGAAATCGGCGTCGGCAAGCAACAGTTGGTAGAAATCGCCAAGGCGCTGAACAAGTCAGTCAAGCTGCTCATTTTGGATGAGCCCACGGCCGCGCTGAATGAATCCGATTCACAACACTTGCTCGACCTGATCCGCGGCTTGAAGTCCAAAGGCATCGCGTCGATCATGATTTCGCACAAACTCAACGAGATTGAGGCGATTGCGGATTCAATCACCATCATTCGCGACGGCAAGTCCGTTGAGACCTTGGACGTCAAAGCCGACGGCGTCGATGAAGACCGGATTATCCGCGGCATGGTGGGACGTACTTTGGAATCACGATTCCCGGAGCACACTCCGAACATTGGCGAGGTTTTCTTCGAGGTAAAGAACTGGAACATCGCGCATCCACAGATCGCCGATCGGATGGTTTGCAAGAATGAGTCCTTCACCGTCAAGCGCGGCGAAATCGTTGGCTTTGCTGGCTTGATGGGTGCCGGTCGCACCGAGCTGGCTCGTAGCGTTTTTGGCCGCTCCTACGGAAAATTCCTTTCTGGCACCATCGTCAAAGATGGCAAAGAAATCAAACTACACAATGTCTCTCAAGCCATCGATGCGGGTCTGGGTTACGTCACCGAAGACCGCAAATCACTGGGTCTGAACCTGCTCGATGACATCAAAGCGACGACAGTTTCAGCCGCGTTGAAGAAGATCACCAAAGGGATTGTGATCGACGACGATGCCGAGTACGAGGTCGCGGAGGAGTACCGCAAGCAATTACGTACCAAAGCACCCAATGTCGACGAGGGCGTAGCCAAGCTCTCCGGCGGAAATCAGCAAAAAGTGGTCCTGTCCAAGTGGATGTTCACAGATCCAGACATCTTAATCCTGGACGAGCCAACCCGAGGAATCGACGTCGGCGCAAAGTACGAGATCTACGGCATCATTCAAAGACTCGCCGATCAAGGCAAAGGCGTGATCGTGATTTCGTCTGAGTTGCCAGAGCTACTGGGTCTCTCTGATCGGATCTATACCATCTTCGAGGGCGCTATTACCGGAGTGCTTAACAAGGGTGACGCCGACCAGGAAAGCTTGATGAAGCTCATGACCACCGCCAAGAAGTCCGCTTAG
- a CDS encoding ROK family transcriptional regulator, translated as MSADPRSTKSLPRNPGSQSALRQSNQQRIVETLLNAGPLTQAELSRHTGLSTATVSNLVKIMSDGGLVSTAPTTSSGRRATSVRLNSNGAVAVGIDVGRTHVRVAIASLGYRVIAERSIKLPLGHLAVEGVKAAADLLQGLLHDAGLPASAVVGAGVGIPGPIDSRTGTVIQGAILPEWVGINILEMLEDALKVPVYVDNYANLGALAQVTWGVHSAVEDLVFVKIGSGIGAGLILGGSPYYGNIGVTGEIGHATISEQGLICRCGNRGCLETVASTAIMIELLSRGAPAPITTEDIIRLAREKDSATLRVIDDAGQAVGRAIANVANLLNPEVIVVGGSLAELGEVLLEPIRRGLIRHAVPVVGETTHLVMSSMGNRAEALGGAALVFQHQGIGATVSSGIAV; from the coding sequence ATGTCTGCCGATCCACGCTCGACGAAGAGCCTCCCCCGGAACCCGGGATCACAGTCGGCCTTGCGTCAGTCGAACCAGCAACGGATCGTCGAAACACTCTTGAACGCGGGCCCACTCACCCAAGCCGAACTCTCCCGGCATACCGGGTTATCAACGGCCACCGTTTCAAACCTGGTTAAAATCATGTCCGACGGCGGCCTGGTCTCCACTGCGCCAACCACCAGTTCTGGCCGACGTGCCACCTCAGTGCGGCTAAATTCCAATGGCGCGGTCGCGGTCGGAATCGACGTCGGCAGAACCCACGTCCGAGTCGCCATTGCGAGCTTGGGCTACCGCGTGATCGCCGAACGATCGATCAAATTGCCACTGGGGCACCTCGCCGTCGAGGGCGTCAAGGCAGCCGCAGATTTGCTTCAAGGTCTACTCCACGACGCGGGGCTACCCGCCAGCGCTGTCGTGGGAGCCGGCGTCGGAATTCCAGGTCCAATCGACAGTCGTACCGGCACAGTAATTCAGGGAGCAATCCTGCCGGAATGGGTGGGCATCAACATCCTCGAAATGCTCGAAGATGCTCTCAAAGTGCCTGTTTACGTCGACAATTACGCCAATCTTGGCGCACTAGCTCAGGTCACGTGGGGCGTACACAGCGCCGTTGAAGATCTAGTTTTCGTCAAAATCGGCAGCGGAATCGGTGCGGGTTTAATTCTTGGTGGATCTCCGTATTACGGCAATATTGGCGTCACCGGGGAAATCGGTCACGCGACCATTTCTGAACAAGGATTGATCTGCCGCTGCGGCAATCGAGGCTGCTTAGAGACGGTCGCTTCCACCGCGATCATGATCGAGCTTCTCTCTCGTGGCGCCCCGGCGCCCATCACCACCGAAGACATCATCCGACTGGCGCGCGAAAAGGACTCTGCAACACTTCGAGTGATCGACGACGCCGGTCAAGCAGTTGGCCGGGCAATCGCCAATGTTGCGAACCTGCTGAACCCCGAGGTCATCGTGGTGGGTGGTTCGCTTGCCGAACTTGGCGAGGTACTGCTTGAGCCGATTCGTCGGGGCCTCATCCGGCACGCAGTGCCGGTAGTTGGTGAGACGACCCACTTGGTGATGTCGTCAATGGGCAACCGAGCCGAGGCTCTAGGCGGCGCGGCACTAGTTTTCCAGCACCAAGGAATTGGTGCCACGGTGAGCTCAGGAATAGCGGTTTAG
- a CDS encoding gamma carbonic anhydrase family protein, which translates to MSPVYEFAGSVPQIADDVFIAPSASIIGQVTIGTASSAFYGAVVRGDSSQISIGAGTNLQDNVVVHADPGFPAIIGDGVSVGHGAVVHGCSVGDDSLIGMGATIMNGATIGAGSLIAGGAVVLEGTEIPPRSLVAGVPAKVRREISDEELEGIRSNAAHYRELAQAHRELHA; encoded by the coding sequence ATGAGTCCTGTATATGAATTTGCTGGCAGCGTGCCGCAGATCGCTGACGACGTATTCATCGCTCCCAGTGCAAGCATCATTGGTCAAGTGACGATTGGCACCGCATCGAGCGCCTTCTACGGAGCCGTAGTCCGCGGTGACTCCAGCCAAATCAGCATCGGCGCGGGTACCAATTTGCAGGACAACGTTGTGGTGCACGCAGATCCAGGATTCCCCGCCATTATTGGCGACGGCGTGAGCGTGGGGCACGGCGCCGTGGTGCACGGTTGCTCGGTCGGCGATGATTCGCTCATTGGTATGGGCGCCACCATCATGAATGGGGCAACTATTGGCGCTGGCTCGCTCATCGCTGGCGGTGCCGTAGTGCTTGAAGGTACTGAGATTCCGCCGCGCTCACTGGTGGCCGGCGTGCCAGCCAAAGTTCGCCGCGAAATCAGCGACGAGGAGCTTGAGGGCATTCGGAGCAATGCTGCGCACTACCGCGAGCTAGCTCAGGCGCACCGCGAACTTCATGCTTAG
- a CDS encoding NAD(P)-binding domain-containing protein: MYQVIVIGAGQAGFSAAFHLKRRGLRPGVDFLVLDANSGPGGAWRHRWPSLTLSAAHGIHDLPDFPLGAPDTSRPASEVVSEYYGAFEAANELQVRRPTRVTAIRSEAGQDRPLIVETDVGSFESAIVITGTGTWDKPYWPYYPGTDDFKGQQLHTHDFHAAEDFTGLRVLVVGAGTSAAQFLLQLADAGAKTFWSTRRPPEFRCLDKNPDWGRDVERAVNERTSAGLPPISVVGVTGLPMTKMYQDGIDAGVLVSRGPLSQLTENSAVFSDGTSEPIDVVLWATGFRASLDHLAPLKLREPGGGITMDGVKVTKVPRLLLVGYGASASTLGATRAGRAAALAAIRLLKEPATRSESASVKNETEVKDPRDQPVA, from the coding sequence ATGTACCAAGTCATTGTGATCGGCGCCGGACAGGCAGGGTTTTCGGCCGCTTTCCACCTTAAACGCAGGGGCCTGCGTCCCGGAGTCGACTTCCTGGTACTCGATGCAAATTCCGGTCCGGGCGGTGCCTGGCGGCACCGCTGGCCCTCGCTAACCCTTAGTGCCGCGCATGGAATTCACGACCTACCAGATTTTCCACTCGGAGCCCCAGACACTTCCAGACCCGCGTCCGAGGTCGTCTCCGAGTATTACGGCGCCTTTGAGGCCGCAAACGAGCTTCAAGTTCGCCGGCCAACTCGAGTCACCGCGATCAGATCAGAAGCTGGCCAGGACCGTCCGTTAATCGTCGAAACCGACGTGGGTAGCTTCGAATCCGCGATCGTTATCACCGGCACCGGCACCTGGGATAAACCCTATTGGCCCTACTACCCGGGCACCGATGATTTCAAAGGCCAACAGCTACACACTCATGACTTCCACGCCGCCGAAGACTTCACTGGCCTGCGCGTCCTAGTAGTGGGAGCGGGGACCTCAGCGGCACAGTTTCTGCTGCAATTGGCCGACGCCGGCGCAAAGACTTTTTGGTCAACTCGTCGCCCGCCAGAATTCCGCTGCTTAGACAAGAACCCGGACTGGGGCCGCGACGTCGAGCGCGCTGTGAACGAACGGACCAGCGCGGGCTTGCCACCGATCAGCGTGGTGGGCGTGACCGGCTTGCCGATGACCAAGATGTACCAGGACGGCATCGACGCCGGGGTGCTAGTTTCTCGCGGCCCGCTTTCGCAGCTGACCGAGAATTCGGCTGTCTTTTCGGACGGAACTTCGGAGCCGATTGATGTGGTGCTCTGGGCCACCGGGTTCCGCGCCTCGCTCGATCATTTGGCGCCCTTGAAACTCCGCGAGCCAGGCGGTGGAATCACGATGGACGGCGTCAAAGTGACCAAGGTACCGAGACTGCTTCTCGTTGGCTACGGGGCCTCTGCCTCAACTTTAGGCGCTACCCGAGCCGGGCGGGCCGCCGCCTTGGCTGCAATCCGGCTACTCAAGGAACCGGCAACTCGTAGCGAATCCGCAAGCGTCAAAAACGAAACCGAAGTCAAAGATCCGCGAGATCAACCAGTAGCCTGA
- a CDS encoding GNAT family N-acetyltransferase produces MQIRFEPIDLAAAAEDLVAFLTENSWPFHSSAVLTEATVRQRIAEGYYRNGDREVFWIETPQRIGYLALEDLEDIDDGGCPVFDLRLAEEYRGQGLAEPVLRAFTELVFSRFPNLRRFEGQTREDNFAMRKTFIKAGFLKEAHYRQGWPTADGEYLASVGYGILRSDFETGVVARFDWAD; encoded by the coding sequence ATGCAGATCCGCTTTGAGCCCATTGACCTAGCTGCCGCAGCCGAGGACTTGGTCGCCTTTTTGACCGAGAATAGTTGGCCGTTCCATAGCTCGGCTGTTTTGACCGAAGCGACTGTTCGGCAACGGATCGCTGAAGGTTACTACCGCAATGGCGACCGAGAAGTGTTTTGGATTGAGACGCCTCAACGGATCGGGTATTTGGCCTTGGAGGATCTCGAAGACATCGACGACGGCGGCTGTCCAGTGTTTGATCTTCGCCTTGCGGAGGAGTACCGAGGCCAAGGGCTAGCTGAACCAGTGTTGCGGGCATTTACTGAACTGGTTTTCAGCCGCTTTCCTAACCTACGCAGGTTCGAGGGCCAAACTCGCGAAGATAATTTCGCAATGCGAAAAACGTTCATTAAGGCAGGGTTCCTCAAAGAGGCACACTATCGCCAAGGCTGGCCAACAGCTGATGGAGAGTATCTTGCCTCAGTGGGCTACGGAATTCTGCGCAGCGATTTCGAGACCGGCGTGGTAGCCCGCTTCGACTGGGCGGACTAA
- the glyA gene encoding serine hydroxymethyltransferase gives MSVDASTTSISNQSLAELDPEIAQVLQDELGRQRNTLEMIASENFAPLAVLEAQGSVLTNKYAEGYPGRRYYGGCEYVDVAESLAIERVKNLFGAEYANVQPHSGAQANAAALAAMINPGDKILGLSLAHGGHLTHGMKLNFSGRLYQVAAYQVEEDTFRVDMDKLREQAKAEKPQVIIAGWSAYPRHLDFEAFRSIADEVGALLWTDMAHFAGLVAAGLHPSPVPYSDVVTSTVHKTLAGPRSGVILAKQEWAKKLNSAVFPGQQGGPLMHVIAAKAVAFKVAAGAEFRERQERVLKGAKILADRLNQADVADAGVSVLTGGTDVHLVLVDLRNSELDGQQAEDLLHSVGITVNRNAVPFDPRPPMVTSGLRIGTPALATRGFGAAEFTEVAEIIAAALKAGASANVEALRARVDKLAEAFPLYPGIGG, from the coding sequence ATGTCCGTAGACGCTTCCACCACGTCCATCAGTAATCAATCGCTCGCTGAACTTGACCCCGAAATTGCCCAAGTTCTGCAAGACGAGCTAGGCCGCCAGCGTAATACGCTGGAAATGATCGCCTCTGAAAACTTTGCGCCGCTTGCAGTTCTTGAAGCGCAGGGCTCAGTGCTGACCAACAAATACGCTGAAGGCTACCCCGGTCGCCGCTACTATGGCGGCTGCGAATACGTTGACGTCGCGGAAAGCCTCGCCATTGAGCGGGTCAAAAACCTTTTCGGCGCCGAATACGCCAACGTTCAGCCACACTCCGGTGCGCAAGCGAACGCTGCGGCGCTCGCCGCAATGATTAATCCTGGCGACAAGATCCTTGGCCTGTCATTGGCGCACGGTGGCCACCTTACGCACGGGATGAAGCTGAACTTCTCCGGCAGGCTTTACCAAGTCGCTGCTTACCAGGTTGAAGAAGACACCTTTCGTGTCGATATGGACAAGCTGCGCGAGCAAGCCAAAGCGGAAAAACCGCAGGTGATCATCGCTGGTTGGTCAGCGTATCCACGACACCTCGATTTCGAAGCGTTCCGCTCCATTGCGGATGAAGTGGGCGCACTGCTTTGGACTGATATGGCGCACTTTGCCGGCTTGGTTGCAGCTGGCCTGCACCCGTCCCCGGTGCCGTACTCCGACGTCGTCACCTCTACGGTGCACAAGACGCTAGCCGGTCCTCGGTCCGGTGTGATTTTGGCTAAACAAGAATGGGCTAAGAAGCTCAACTCGGCGGTTTTCCCGGGTCAGCAAGGTGGACCGTTGATGCATGTGATCGCGGCGAAAGCCGTGGCTTTCAAGGTTGCGGCCGGAGCCGAATTCCGCGAACGGCAGGAACGGGTCCTCAAAGGGGCCAAGATTCTGGCCGACCGGCTCAACCAAGCCGACGTCGCCGATGCTGGCGTTTCGGTGCTTACTGGCGGCACCGATGTGCACTTGGTTCTGGTGGACCTGCGCAACTCCGAACTCGACGGTCAGCAGGCCGAAGATCTTCTGCACAGTGTGGGAATTACGGTGAATCGCAACGCGGTGCCGTTCGATCCTCGTCCGCCGATGGTTACCTCAGGCCTGCGGATCGGCACCCCGGCGCTAGCAACTCGTGGCTTCGGGGCCGCTGAGTTCACCGAAGTTGCCGAGATCATCGCGGCAGCCTTGAAGGCTGGCGCGTCCGCTAATGTTGAGGCGCTGCGCGCTCGCGTGGACAAGCTGGCCGAAGCATTCCCGTTGTACCCCGGAATTGGAGGCTGA